Proteins co-encoded in one Odontesthes bonariensis isolate fOdoBon6 chromosome 24, fOdoBon6.hap1, whole genome shotgun sequence genomic window:
- the ptrhd1 gene encoding putative peptidyl-tRNA hydrolase PTRHD1, with the protein MAASGVGSPGRLVQYVVVRSDLVHSLSWPLGAVITQACHAATAALHLHYGDPDTQRYLAELDSMHKVVLGAPDEAALSGLSERLTQAGVSHKLWVEQPENIPTCLALKPYPKETVQPLMRKFKLFK; encoded by the exons ATGGCAGCTTCGGGAGTCGGGTCTCCCGGCCGGCTGGTCCAGTACGTCGTGGTCCGCTCGGATCTGGTCCACAGTCTGTCGTGGCCCCTGGGGGCCGTGATCACTCAGGCCTGCCACGCCGCCACCGCCGCGCTGCACCTGCACTACGGAGACCCGGACACGCAGCGGTACCTGGCGGAGCTGGACTCCATGCACAAGGTGGTGCTGGGG GCTCCGGATGAGGCGGCGCTCTCGGGCCTCTCAGAGAGACTCACGCAGGCCGGTGTGTCCCACAAGCTGTGGGTCGAGCAGCCGGAGAACATCCCGACATGCCTGGCTCTGAAGCCTTATCCCAAAGAGACTGTTCAGCCTCTGATGCGCAAATTCAAACTCTTCAAATGA